The genome window CAATGTCGCGTTGATTGCGCCAAGACGTCTGGGTAAGTCGGGACTGATTTATAATTGTTTTCAGCAGGAGAACATCCGTGAGCAGTATCATTGCATCTATATTGATATTTATGATACGAAGAATTTGAACGAATTCGTCTATGCGCTGGGCAAGGGAATCCTGACGGCACTCAAGCCAAAGGGCAGGAAAGTATGGGAATTTTTCCTGAATATGCTCCAGTCTCTGAAGTCAACTATCTCTTTTGACATCAATGGAAATCCGGAGTGGAGTGTTGGTTTGGGAGATATTCAGGCTCCGGATATTACGCTAGATGAGATCTTCGCTTATCTCGAACAGGCAGATAAACCTTGTCTGGTGGCGATAGATGAGTTTCAGACAGTTGCAAACTATCCAGAGAAAACCGTTGAGGCAACCTTGCGTAAGCGAATACAGAATTGCCACAATGCAAATTTTGTCTTTTCTGGCTCCAAGCGCCACATGATGGCATTGATGTTTACTTCCCAGTCACGCCCGTTCTATCATAGTTCGAGTATCATGGGGTTGGAGGCAATCAATGAGCAGACTTACCTGGAATTTGCCAATCACCATCTTGCCAGGAACAATAAAGAGATAAGTGCAGCGGCTTTTACCTATTTATATCATCATTTCGATGGCATTACCTGGTATATTCAGTATGTACTCAATATGCTCTATACTTCAATTTCTGATAGGTCTTTGTTGCAGGAGGATGATGTCAGGATGGCGATAGATAGCATCCTTTCCCAGCAGCGTTTTGCCTATCAGGCCTTGCTGTTTCAGCTTACAGCCAAGCAGAAACAGCTTCTCATAGCCATTGCTCAGGAAAGTAAGCCTTCTTCCCTGATGTCGCAAGAGTTTTTGCAGAAGTATCATCTTGGTGCAAGTACCGTGCAAGGAGCTGTCAAGACCTTACTGGACAGAGATTTTATCACGCAAGATGAAGGCGTTTATCAATTATGTGACAAGTTTTTGGAGTTGAGCCTGCGAGCTGGTTGAGTAAAAGATACGTCTGAGTAAGCGAAATGATGCGGCAGAGTGGCCCTACTGATATATCTGAATAAGCCTACAGATATGACTGAGCAAGCACAAGGATATGACTGAGTAAGTGAAAGAATACGTTTGCTCAGGTTCAAGAAGTCGGAATATCAGGTTCAAGGAGGCTGTTTCTAAGAGATTCCCACTAGGCTCAGCAGCTCTGCTGAGCCTAGTCAGCAGGTCTGCCGACTGCAGTCAGCACATCTGCCGAGCCTAGTGGCAACACCCTATAATCGTACAACCACACACCTTTTAGTTGTACGATAATAACCGTTTATAACAACTCCGGAAGCTGGAAGAGCTTCACGCTGTTGCTGCCCTTGATGAGGATGTAATGGTCGTGAGGCTGGTTCGCCTTGAGTGCGTCCTTCACTTCCTCTACATTCTGGAACTTGCGGTAGCTGCATGGAATATCCTTGAATTCATCGCCTACCAGCCATACATTCTCCAGACCGGCTGCCTGCAACTGGTCTACTACCTTCTGATGCTCCTCGTGGCTCACTTCGCCGAGCTCGCCCATCTGTCCGAGAATTGCCATCTTATGAGGAACATCCATTACGCGGAAGTTCTCGATGGCGGCTGCCATGCTCGATGGGTTGGCATTGTAGGCATCTACCACCAGCTTGTTGTGCGCCGTCTCTTCCAACTGCGAACGGTTGTTGCTTGGGATGTAGTTCTCCAGGGCATGATCTATCTGCTGAGGCTTCACATCGAAATGAAGACCGATGGTGATGGCGGCAAGCATGTTGTCGATATTGTAAGAGCCGATGAGATGAGTCTGGACTTCATGCCAGTCGAAACTCTCGGTGCGCCAGCGGAACTTCAGGAAAGGAGCGCAGGAGATGACTTCTCCCCATACATCGCAGTTTTCGTCCTTGCCGTAGGTGATGAGGCGGTTGATGTTGCGCTGCTCGGCCATCTGCATCAGATGCTCGTTGTCTGCATTGATGAAGACGAGGGCATCGTTGGCTGCGAGGTAATCATAGAGTTCTCCCTTGGTCTTCTTCACGCCTTCGAAACTGCCGAATCCCTGCAGGTGGGCACGGCCTACGTTGGTAATCATACCGCAGGTTGGCTCCACGTATTCCACGAGTTTTCGGATGTCACCAGGAT of Segatella copri contains these proteins:
- a CDS encoding AAA family ATPase codes for the protein MVQLNPFIIEGYLSPEYFCDRVEETALLTRHLTNRCNVALIAPRRLGKSGLIYNCFQQENIREQYHCIYIDIYDTKNLNEFVYALGKGILTALKPKGRKVWEFFLNMLQSLKSTISFDINGNPEWSVGLGDIQAPDITLDEIFAYLEQADKPCLVAIDEFQTVANYPEKTVEATLRKRIQNCHNANFVFSGSKRHMMALMFTSQSRPFYHSSSIMGLEAINEQTYLEFANHHLARNNKEISAAAFTYLYHHFDGITWYIQYVLNMLYTSISDRSLLQEDDVRMAIDSILSQQRFAYQALLFQLTAKQKQLLIAIAQESKPSSLMSQEFLQKYHLGASTVQGAVKTLLDRDFITQDEGVYQLCDKFLELSLRAG
- a CDS encoding UDP-N-acetylmuramoyl-tripeptide--D-alanyl-D-alanine ligase, producing the protein MDISELYQIYQAHPVITTDSRDCPEGSIFLALKGASFDGNKFADMALEKGCAYVIVDEKEYAKEGDERYILVEDCLTTFKELAREHRRHFDIPVVGITGTNGKTTTKELVSAVLGEKFNVMFTQGNFNNDVGVPKTLFRLSPENEIAVVEMGASHPGDIRKLVEYVEPTCGMITNVGRAHLQGFGSFEGVKKTKGELYDYLAANDALVFINADNEHLMQMAEQRNINRLITYGKDENCDVWGEVISCAPFLKFRWRTESFDWHEVQTHLIGSYNIDNMLAAITIGLHFDVKPQQIDHALENYIPSNNRSQLEETAHNKLVVDAYNANPSSMAAAIENFRVMDVPHKMAILGQMGELGEVSHEEHQKVVDQLQAAGLENVWLVGDEFKDIPCSYRKFQNVEEVKDALKANQPHDHYILIKGSNSVKLFQLPELL